The sequence below is a genomic window from Rhizobium sp. NXC14.
CGAGCAGCACCAAGAATTCGCCGTCGTTGATCTCAAGGTTGAGATCCTTGAGCACGCTGACTGATCCGAAGTTCAGCGACAGATCTTTGATCGAGACGCTGGAATTGGAGACAGTTGAATTCATGTTCATGTGATCACCCCTTCACTGCGCCAGCGGCGATGCCGCGAACGAAAAGCCGCCCGGAGACGAAATAGACGATCAGCGGCACCAGACCGGTGAGGATCGTCGCTGCCATGTTGACGTTGTATTCCTTCACACCCTGGACGGAATTTACGATGTTGTTGAGCTGCACGGTCATCGGATAGGTATCCGGCCGGGTGAAAACCACGCCGAACAGGAAGTCGTTCCAGATGCCGGTGACCTGCAGGATCATGGCGACAACGAAGATCGGCAGCGACATCGGCAGCATGATCTTCAGGAATATCTGCCAGAAGCCCGCCCCGTCGACGCGCGCCGCCTTGAACAGTTCCTCCGGCAGCGACACGAAGTAGTTGCGGAAGAGCAGCGTCAGGATCGGCATCCCGAAGATCGAATGCACTATGACGAGGCCGGTCAGCGTGCCGTAGATGCCGATTTCACGCAGGATGATGACGATCGGATAGATCATCACCTGATAGGGAATGAACGCTCCGATGATCAGGATCGAGAAGAAGAGCTCCGAACCCTTGAATCGCCAGTTTGCCAGCGCATAGCCGTTCACCGAAGCGATGGCGATCGAGATGATGACAGACGGCACCGTGATGCGCACCGAGTTCCAGAAACCGCGCGAAAGGCCGTCGCAGTTGAGGCCAGTGCAGGCCGCCGCCCAGGCCTTGACCCAAGGTTGGAAGGTGATCTCCACCGGCGGCGAGAAAATGTTGCCGAGACGGATCTCCGGCATGCCCTTCAGTGAAGTCACGACCATCACATAGAGCGGCAGCAGATAATAGAGCGCTGCAACCGTCAACGTTCCGTAGAGCATGATGTTGCGCGCTGACAGCGTCGGGCGCGGCTTCGGACCGCTCGGCCCGTCGCCGAGCCTCCGTGAGACGGCGTCGAGGCCGACAGCCGTGGTGTTGAGAGTTTCGATATCAGCCACGCTTGCGCCCTCCTCCGAACTCCAGATAGGCCCACGGAACGATGATGATCGCGACTGTGACCAGCATCATCGTCGATGCGGCGAAGCCCTGACCGAGATTCTGCGCCTGGAACATGTAATCGTAGACGTATTTGGCCGGCACTTCCGATGATATGCCGGGACCGCCCGAAGTCTGCGCCACCACGAGGTCGTAGACCTTGACGATGCCGGAGGCGATGATGACGATCGTCGTGATGAACACGGGCCGCATCATCGGAATGACGACGAGCAGGTAGGTCTTCCACACCGGGATGCCGTCGACGCGGGCCGCTTTCCAGATATCCTCGTCGATGCCCCGCAGACCTGCAAGCATCAGGCACATGACGAGGCCCGTTCCCTGCCAAAGCGCCGCGATCAGAATCCCGTAGATGACGATTTCGGGCGTATAGAGCGGATTGAAGGTGAAGCTTGTCCAGCCGAGCGAACGCACCACCGACTGGACGCCGAAATCTGGGTTCAGAACCCATTGCCAGACGAGACCGGTCACGATGAAGGACAGCGCGAAGGGGTAGAGAAAGATGGTGCGAAAAGTGTTTTCGAAACGGATCTTCTGATCCATGAGTGCGGCGAGCACAAATCCGATGACCAGGCTGAAGATCAGCGAGAGGACGCCGTAGAGCGCCAGATTTTCGATCGCAGTAACCCAGCGGGGTGCCGCCCAGAGACGGTGATACTGGTCAAAGCCGACGAAGCTCAACCGCGGGAGGAGCTTGGAATTGGTGAAAGAATAAAAGACCGTCCAGAACGTGCCGCCGACAAAGATCACCAGCGCTGTCAGGATCATTGGGATGGACGCAATCTTGGCGTTCAGATTGCGCAGTAACTTGTTTGGCCGGCCTGCTTGCGCTTGACCCGTCATGAACACTTCTCCTCAAATCGCAGCTGCGGCCGGTGACGGCCGTCTCTCACCCCTGCCCGCTGGATCGGCCGGATGGGCCGGCAAGACCATCGAAACTTGCGGGAGGATCCGGCTCCGCGGAGCCGGATCGCAAGGGCAGTGAATCTGCCGATCAGTCAGCCGAGGCGATGATTTCGGCGAAACGCTTCTGCGCGGCCTCCGGCGTCATCGACGGGTTGGCGAAGAATTCGGAGAAGAGGTCCTCCTTCTGCTTCTGGCTGTCGGCCGAAAGCAGCTGGTCGGTGCCCTGGATCACATTGCCCTTCGCCAGGATGTCGAGACCCTTCTTCATGCAATCGTTGGCGGCGGCAAGATCGACATCGCCACGAACCGGCAGCGAACCCTTCTTCAGGTTGAAGGCAACCTGGGTCTTGGGATCGAGCAGGGTTTTGGCGAGCACGGCCTGTGCCTTGGACTTTTCCTCATCCTTCAGCAGCGGGAAATAGAAGGCGTCGCCGCCGGTCGAGATGATCTCGTTGACGCCGAGGCCCGGAAGGCAGGTATAGTCGGTGCCGGCCTTCTGACCGGCGAGTGCGAATTCGCCCTGCGCCCAGTCACCCATGATCTGGCCGCCGGCCTTGCCCGTGATGACGAGATTGGTCGCCTGGTTCCAATCCTGGACATTGCTGCCCTTGGACATGCGGCGGGCGTCGTCGGCAGCCTTGAAGACCTTGGCGATCTCGGGTCCGGCGGCGACCTCTGCATCCTTGTCCTTGAAGACCTTGTTGAACACGTCCTTGCCGGCGACCGCGACCATCAGCACGTCGAAGGCGCCTGTCGCCTGCCATGGCTGACCGCCGACAGCGAGCGGAATGATACCGGCCTTTTCGAGAGCCGGAGCGGCAGCGACGAATTCGTCCCAGTTCTTCGGAACCTCGACACCGGCCTTCTTGAAGGCAGCGTTCGAAAGCCACAGCCACTGCCAGGAGTGGATGTTGACCGGAGCGCAGTAGATCTTGCCGTCGATCGTGCAGGAATCGAGCAGGCTAGACGGACGAATAATGTCCTTCCAGTGCTCCGCGGTCGCGACATCGGTCAGGTCGCGCATCAGGCCCGCCTGGACAAGCTCTTCCGCCTGGCGGCCATGATTGAACTGGGTGGCGCCCATCGGGTCACCGCCGGTGATGCGGCTGATCATGATTGGGCGAGCAGTTCCGCCGGAACCGGCGATAGCGCCGTCGACCCAGTGGTTGCCGGTAGCGTCGAATGCCTTTGCCAGCTCGGCGACAGCAGCGGACTCGCCGCCGGACGTCCACCAATGGGTGACTTCGAGGTCGGTGGCGCTGGCGCTGATCGGAAGTGCTGCTGAAGCGGCGAGCATAGCCGCCATCATACGGATTTTCATGAGTTCTCCTCCCTCACTGAAACGTTGCCGGAAAAACTTAGATCAATCGATTTCCCCACGCAACTGCCCGCCCGTAAATTTTTCTTTAAAGATCCTGATTGCTACTTCTGACTGTTTCGGAAGGCGGCTTCACACCCGTTGAATCGGCGGACGAGCAGACTTTTCCGCAGGCGCTGTGTCTAACCAGTGCGATGAAATTTAACATTAATTTTTATAATTCAATCTCGAGATCCCCATTACCTTTTTCGCAGCTGCAGAAAAATCCTATAGGAATCACCGATTCAACCTGTGCGAACAATGTTGCGACGCACACAAGAAAAACCACTCGACATTTCTACTGTATCGTTACAGATTGAATTCCTCAGGGAGGCGCGATTTTGGCAGGCGGCGGGCTTACGGCGCCTGAGAAAGCCTCTATAAGCGAGACCAATTCGCGCAAGGCGGCCTACAGGGATGGAAAACAAGGGAAATTTCGGACAGGCGACATCGACGGCGGTGACGCGCGAGCGCCCGACATTGAAGACGATCGCCTTCATGACCGGCCTCGGCGTGACCACGGTATCGCGTGCGCTGAAGGACGCGCCGGATATCGGTGCCGAAACCAAGGAGCGGGTGCGCATGGTCGCCCGCCAGCTCGGCTACCAGCCGAACCGGGCGGGCGTGCGCCTGCGCACTGGCAAGACCAACGTCATCGCCCTCGTTCTCAGCATCGACGAGGAGATCATGGGCTTCTCGAGCCAGATGGTCTTCGGCATATCCGAAGTGCTGTCTGGCACGCCTTATCATATCGTCGTGACACCGCATTCGCACAGCAAGGACCCGATGCTGCCGGTGCGCTATATTCTTGAAACCGGCTCGGCCGACGGCGTTATCATCTCGCGCATCGAACCGGACGACCCGCGCGTGCGGCTCTTGTCCGAACGTGGCATGCCCTTTGCCACGCATGGGCGCACCGATGCAGGTCTCATCCACCCCTTCCACGATTTCGACAACGAGGCCTTCGCCCATCAGGCGGTGGAACGCCTTGTCAAACGAGGCCGGCGCCGCATCGCCCTGCTGCAGCCGCCGAGTAAGCTCACCTATTACGCCCATATCCGCATCGGCTTTCAGACCGGCCTGCACGACTACGGCGCCGAGGAGGTGCCGTTGCGCGTCAACACCGACGCAGCGCTTGCCGATATCCGCGACATCGTCGAGGTGATGATGCGCTCGGCCAATGCGCCTGATGGCATCGTCTGCTCGGCCGGCAGCGCCGCGATCGCTGTCAATGCCGGCATAGAAGCCGCCGGCAAGGCGCTCGGGCGCGATCTCGACATGGTCTCCAAGCAGTCGGTGCCGATCCTCAACTGGATCCGCCCCGAAATCATCACCGCTCAGGAGGACGTGCGTCAGGCCGGCCGCGAAATGGCCAAAGCCGTCATCGCCCGCATCGACGGCGTCGAACCCGAACTGCTGCAGAGCATCAGCCAACCGATCTGGCCGGAAAACACCAGATAGGGCGATGGCGGAATAAGAGCGGAGAAAAGCCGCGGCGCGGTTGACTGGCGGCTGCGGTGTAGTTCACCGGCCGTTAGTGGTAAAACCCGCCTGTGGCTACTCTCGGCCCGAGGCGGACTGCTCAGTCCGAATGAGACGGAAATTTAAACCCTGCCCATTCAACCCGTTCCTGCCAGTCCGGAAGACCAGCAGTTCGGATACGGTCAATCTGTCTGTGCTTCCGAGCAATTTGGCGTGGGTCACCACCATCCCTTTTCATGTGACGTAGCTGCTCACGGGCGACCCAGAGTGCGTCACGCCAAACTTCTTCTGAAATCCATTTGCCACCCATGGCTTTCTACCTGTTATTTTCATCCCTGTATCGATGCACCAGACCACACTGTCCGCTACTGGCGCAAACGGACCATCGCCAGATCGCAATGATCGGCTTTCATCGACGT
It includes:
- a CDS encoding carbohydrate ABC transporter permease encodes the protein MADIETLNTTAVGLDAVSRRLGDGPSGPKPRPTLSARNIMLYGTLTVAALYYLLPLYVMVVTSLKGMPEIRLGNIFSPPVEITFQPWVKAWAAACTGLNCDGLSRGFWNSVRITVPSVIISIAIASVNGYALANWRFKGSELFFSILIIGAFIPYQVMIYPIVIILREIGIYGTLTGLVIVHSIFGMPILTLLFRNYFVSLPEELFKAARVDGAGFWQIFLKIMLPMSLPIFVVAMILQVTGIWNDFLFGVVFTRPDTYPMTVQLNNIVNSVQGVKEYNVNMAATILTGLVPLIVYFVSGRLFVRGIAAGAVKG
- a CDS encoding sugar ABC transporter permease; this translates as MTGQAQAGRPNKLLRNLNAKIASIPMILTALVIFVGGTFWTVFYSFTNSKLLPRLSFVGFDQYHRLWAAPRWVTAIENLALYGVLSLIFSLVIGFVLAALMDQKIRFENTFRTIFLYPFALSFIVTGLVWQWVLNPDFGVQSVVRSLGWTSFTFNPLYTPEIVIYGILIAALWQGTGLVMCLMLAGLRGIDEDIWKAARVDGIPVWKTYLLVVIPMMRPVFITTIVIIASGIVKVYDLVVAQTSGGPGISSEVPAKYVYDYMFQAQNLGQGFAASTMMLVTVAIIIVPWAYLEFGGGRKRG
- a CDS encoding ABC transporter substrate-binding protein, translating into MKIRMMAAMLAASAALPISASATDLEVTHWWTSGGESAAVAELAKAFDATGNHWVDGAIAGSGGTARPIMISRITGGDPMGATQFNHGRQAEELVQAGLMRDLTDVATAEHWKDIIRPSSLLDSCTIDGKIYCAPVNIHSWQWLWLSNAAFKKAGVEVPKNWDEFVAAAPALEKAGIIPLAVGGQPWQATGAFDVLMVAVAGKDVFNKVFKDKDAEVAAGPEIAKVFKAADDARRMSKGSNVQDWNQATNLVITGKAGGQIMGDWAQGEFALAGQKAGTDYTCLPGLGVNEIISTGGDAFYFPLLKDEEKSKAQAVLAKTLLDPKTQVAFNLKKGSLPVRGDVDLAAANDCMKKGLDILAKGNVIQGTDQLLSADSQKQKEDLFSEFFANPSMTPEAAQKRFAEIIASAD
- a CDS encoding LacI family transcriptional regulator, with protein sequence MENKGNFGQATSTAVTRERPTLKTIAFMTGLGVTTVSRALKDAPDIGAETKERVRMVARQLGYQPNRAGVRLRTGKTNVIALVLSIDEEIMGFSSQMVFGISEVLSGTPYHIVVTPHSHSKDPMLPVRYILETGSADGVIISRIEPDDPRVRLLSERGMPFATHGRTDAGLIHPFHDFDNEAFAHQAVERLVKRGRRRIALLQPPSKLTYYAHIRIGFQTGLHDYGAEEVPLRVNTDAALADIRDIVEVMMRSANAPDGIVCSAGSAAIAVNAGIEAAGKALGRDLDMVSKQSVPILNWIRPEIITAQEDVRQAGREMAKAVIARIDGVEPELLQSISQPIWPENTR